A region of the Cupriavidus taiwanensis genome:
GACGAGCCGGCGCGCTACCACTACCACGCGCTTGGCGACGAGCAGGTGGCGGTGGTGGTGGGGCGTTCGCATCCCGCGCCGCGCGCGGCCCCGATGGGGTTTGCCGACCTCGCGGGATATCGCTGGATCACGTATGCCGGCCATATGCCGATGCATGCGCTGCTGCAGCGCGAACTGGACCTGGCCGGCATGAGCTTCCCGGCCAATGCGGTGTCCACCTCGTCGGCGTTCGTCACGGTGGCGATGCTGCAGGACGATCCCCGGCTGGTATCGCTGCTGCCCGCGGGCGTCGCCGCCATGTTCGCGCGCCAGAAGATGCTGCGCATCCTGCCGGTGCGGCTGCAGTCGCGCCAGCAGACCTTCGGCATCGTCACGCGGCGCGGCGGCGGCCTGTCGGCGGCGGCGCGGCAGCTGGTGGCTATCCTGAGAGCGGGCCCGCGCGGACCCGGTGCGGCGGAGGCCAAGGTATAACCTCAGGTGATCGCCAGTTCAAAAAACATCAGTAGTAGCGAATCGCTGATGCTCCTATAGTCTGGCCATCCGCGCCGCAGAGCCGGACAGCAAACGACGGAGACAGCAATGAAGACATGGATCGCCGGCGCGCTCGCCGGCCTCGCCACGATGGCCGCGGCAACGGGCGCGGCATGGGCCCAGGACACGCGCCCGGTGCGGCTGATGGTGGGCGCCGCGCCGGGCGGCGGCACCGACGTGATGGCGCGTATCGTCTCCGACAAGCTCGCCGCGCAACTGAAGCAGCCGGTGGTGGTGGACAACCGCCCCGGCGCGTCCAATACCATTGCCGCGGACATCACCGCCAAGGCGCCGGCGGACGGCAATACGCTGCTGATGGGTGTGGTCACCTCGCAGGCGATCGCGCCGCACCTGCTCAAGCTGCAGTTCGATCCGCTCAAGGACCTGGCGCCGGTAGCGCTGGTGTCGACCGTGCCCAATGTGCTGGTGGTCAACAGCCAGGTGACGGCGCGCGACGTCAAGGCGCTGGTGGCGCAGATCCAGGCGAATCCGGACAAGTTCCGCTACAGCTCGTCGGGGGTCGGCAGCACCCAGCACCTGGCCGGCGCGGCCTTTGCCCGCCAGATCAAGGGCAAGCTGCTGCATGTGCCGTACAAGAGCAGCAGCAGCGCGCTGGTAGACCTGATGGGCGGGCAGGTGGACATGAGCTTCGAGACCATGCCCTCGGTCATCGGCCATATCAAGGCCGGCAAGCTGCGCGCGCTGGCGGTGACCGCCGACCAGCGCTCGGCGCTGCTGCCCAACGTGCCCACGCTGGCCGAAGCCGGCGTGCCGGGGATCCAGATGAGCGCGTGGTACGGGGTCTATGCCCCGGCCGGCACGCCGCCCGCGATACTGCAGAAGCTGGGCGGCGCGCTGGCGACGGTGCTCAAGGACCCCGACACCGTGCGCCGGCTGGCCGACGTGGGCGCGGTGCCAGGCGCGCTGAGCGCCGCGCAATTCGATGCGTTCTCGCGTGCCGAATACGTGCGCTACGGCAAGCTGATCGCAGAACTGGGCGTCAAGCTCGACCAATAACCTTCCGGAAGCCTCATGCATTCCCGTCCAAGAATCGCCATGGTGCTGGGCGACCCCGCCGGCATCGGTCCCGAACTGATCGCCCGGCTGCTGGCCGATGCCGGCACCGCCGCGCAGGCCGAGATCCTGCTGATCGCCGACCGCGCCGAATGGCGCCACGGCATGCAGCTCGCCGGGGTCGAGCTGGCGCTGGCCGAGACCGATGCGCCCGCCTTCGCCGCCGATGGCCAGCCGCGCCTGTACCACTGGCAGCTGCCCGAAAGCCCGGCCTATGCGCGCGGCGTAGCCAGCGCCGAAGGCGGCCGCTACAGCCTGGGCACGCTGAAGCTGGCACTGGAGCTGGCGCAGGCGGGCCAGGCCGATGCGATCCTGTTCGGGCCGCTGAACAAGAGTTCGCTGCACGCCGCCGGCATGAGCCACAGCGACGAGCTGCACTGGTTTGCCGAGCAACTCGGCTACCACGGCGATTTCTGCGAGTTCAACGTGCTGGACGGCCTGTGGACCTCGCGCGTGACCTCGCACGTCGCGCTCAAGGACGTGCCGGCGCTGATCACGCCGGCGCGTGTCGGCGGCGCGATCGACCTGATCGACCAGGCGCTGCGCCGCGCCGGCATGGCCAGCCCGCGCATCGCGGTATGCGGCCTGAACCCGCACAACGGCGACAACGGCGCCTTCGGCCGCGAAGAGATCGACGTGATCGCACCCGCCGTGGTGGCGGCGCGCGAACGCGGCGTCGATGCGCAGGGCCCGTTCCCGGCCGACACCATCTTCCTGAAGGTGCAGGGCGGGCCGTCGCAGCGCCAGTTCGACGCCATCGTCACCATGTACCACGACCAGGGGCAGATCGGCATCAAGCTGATGGGCTTCTCGCGCGGCGTGACGGTGCAGGGCGGGCTGCCGGTGCCGATCACCACGCCCGCGCACGGCACCGCCTTCGATATCACGCAGCAGGGCCGTGCCGATCCCGGTGCCACGCTGCAGGCGTTCCAGCTTGCCTGCCGCATGGGGGCGCAACGGCGCGCCGCCGCAAACGCCTAGCCACTCGTCAATCCATACCGGATCCAGCATGACCGCCCCCGGCGCGGCCGGGGTGCGTTCGCGCCAACGCATTGCCATCAGGAGCTGAACATGAAGATCACCAACGTCCGCGCCCGCGTCTTTGAGTGGAAGGGCAAGACCGTGCCGCCGCAGGCGCATTTCTGCACCAACGCCACCGACATCCTGTTCGAGCGCGGCGACGCCATGGGCTCGTTCCGTTTCCACGGCTGGATGGTGGTCGAGATCGAGACCGATATCGGCCTGGTCGGCATCGGCAACTGCGCGCTGGCCCCGCGCGTGGCCAAGCAGATCGTCGACGAATACCTGGCGCCGGTGGTGATCGGCCAGGATCCGTTCGACAACGAATACCTGTGGCAGAAGATGTACCGCCGCACCCATGCCTGGGGCCGCAAGGGCATCGGCATGGCGGCGATCTCGGCGGTCGATATCGCGCTGTGGGACCTGATGGGCAAGGCCGTGGGCAAGCCGGTGTTCAAGCTGCTGGGCGGGCGCACCAAGGAAAAGATCTGGTGCTATGCCTCCAAGCTCTACAACAACGACGACCGCGATGCCTTCCTGGCGGA
Encoded here:
- a CDS encoding 4-hydroxythreonine-4-phosphate dehydrogenase PdxA: MHSRPRIAMVLGDPAGIGPELIARLLADAGTAAQAEILLIADRAEWRHGMQLAGVELALAETDAPAFAADGQPRLYHWQLPESPAYARGVASAEGGRYSLGTLKLALELAQAGQADAILFGPLNKSSLHAAGMSHSDELHWFAEQLGYHGDFCEFNVLDGLWTSRVTSHVALKDVPALITPARVGGAIDLIDQALRRAGMASPRIAVCGLNPHNGDNGAFGREEIDVIAPAVVAARERGVDAQGPFPADTIFLKVQGGPSQRQFDAIVTMYHDQGQIGIKLMGFSRGVTVQGGLPVPITTPAHGTAFDITQQGRADPGATLQAFQLACRMGAQRRAAANA
- a CDS encoding Bug family tripartite tricarboxylate transporter substrate binding protein; translation: MKTWIAGALAGLATMAAATGAAWAQDTRPVRLMVGAAPGGGTDVMARIVSDKLAAQLKQPVVVDNRPGASNTIAADITAKAPADGNTLLMGVVTSQAIAPHLLKLQFDPLKDLAPVALVSTVPNVLVVNSQVTARDVKALVAQIQANPDKFRYSSSGVGSTQHLAGAAFARQIKGKLLHVPYKSSSSALVDLMGGQVDMSFETMPSVIGHIKAGKLRALAVTADQRSALLPNVPTLAEAGVPGIQMSAWYGVYAPAGTPPAILQKLGGALATVLKDPDTVRRLADVGAVPGALSAAQFDAFSRAEYVRYGKLIAELGVKLDQ